Proteins co-encoded in one Fusobacterium russii ATCC 25533 genomic window:
- the radA gene encoding DNA repair protein RadA yields MAKSKIIYSCIECGYKTAKWVGRCPQCGSWSSLEEEEDLPKEVKKIMSLGAGSSQKVVEFQTVKYSDEDRYKTEFEEFDRLLGGGLLKGEVILVTGNPGIGKSTLLLQVINSYKKYGNVLYISGEESAEQIKNRGDRLKISGEGIYLMSEMDILNIYEYVVDKKPKVVVVDSIQTLYNSSLDSISGTPTQIRECTLKIVEIAKKYNISFFIVGHITKDGKVAGPKLLEHMVDAVFNFEGEEGLFYRILRSTKNRFGSTNEIAVFSMEETGMKEIKNSSEYFLSEREEKNIGSMIVPILEGSKVFLLELQSLITDCTIGIPKRVVQGYDRNRIQILTAIAEKKMYVPLGMKDLFVNVPGGLAISDPAADLAVLISILSVYKGFKISQKIAAIGELGLRGEIRKVFFLDRRLRELEKLGFTGVYIPEANKKEIDKKKYKLKLIFLKNLDDLLERMKKNEQ; encoded by the coding sequence ATGGCTAAATCTAAAATTATATATTCATGTATAGAGTGCGGTTATAAAACTGCTAAATGGGTAGGAAGATGTCCACAATGTGGTTCTTGGTCAAGTTTGGAAGAGGAAGAAGACCTACCAAAAGAAGTAAAAAAAATAATGAGTTTAGGAGCTGGCAGCAGTCAGAAAGTGGTTGAATTTCAGACTGTTAAGTACAGTGATGAGGATAGGTATAAGACAGAATTTGAAGAATTTGATAGATTATTAGGAGGGGGCTTACTAAAGGGTGAAGTTATTTTAGTAACTGGAAATCCCGGTATAGGCAAATCCACTTTACTTTTACAAGTAATAAATTCATATAAAAAATATGGAAATGTGCTCTATATCTCTGGTGAAGAATCAGCAGAACAAATAAAAAATAGAGGGGACAGACTTAAAATATCCGGAGAAGGTATATATTTAATGTCAGAAATGGACATTTTAAATATATATGAATATGTAGTTGATAAAAAACCGAAAGTGGTAGTAGTAGATTCGATTCAGACTCTCTATAATTCATCATTAGATTCAATATCCGGGACTCCAACTCAGATAAGAGAATGTACATTAAAAATCGTTGAAATAGCAAAGAAATATAATATATCATTTTTTATTGTAGGGCATATTACAAAGGATGGAAAAGTTGCAGGGCCAAAACTTTTAGAACATATGGTTGACGCAGTCTTTAACTTTGAAGGTGAGGAAGGGCTATTTTATAGAATTTTAAGAAGCACAAAAAATAGATTTGGTTCAACAAATGAAATAGCTGTCTTTAGTATGGAAGAAACAGGAATGAAAGAAATAAAAAATTCTTCCGAATATTTTTTGAGTGAAAGAGAGGAAAAAAATATTGGAAGTATGATAGTACCAATATTGGAAGGAAGCAAAGTGTTTCTTTTAGAACTCCAATCACTCATTACTGATTGTACAATAGGAATACCTAAAAGGGTAGTCCAAGGCTATGACAGGAATAGAATACAAATTTTGACAGCAATAGCAGAGAAAAAAATGTATGTTCCTCTAGGAATGAAAGATTTATTCGTAAATGTTCCCGGTGGGCTTGCAATTAGTGATCCGGCAGCAGATTTAGCTGTTCTTATATCTATTCTATCAGTATATAAAGGTTTTAAAATTAGTCAAAAAATAGCGGCTATAGGTGAATTAGGTCTAAGAGGAGAAATAAGAAAGGTTTTTTTCTTAGATAGAAGATTGAGAGAATTAGAAAAATTAGGTTTCACAGGTGTTTATATTCCCGAAGCAAATAAAAAAGAAATTGATAAGAAAAAATATAAATTAAAATTAATATTTTTGAAAAATTTAGATGACTTATTAGAAAGGATGAAAAAAAATGAACAATAA
- a CDS encoding ankyrin repeat domain-containing protein — MDTSMIFLNACKNNQKGVVQAFIKKGGIDFNKRDPLGNTALFYASMKGNRDIAKLLLENGADSSIANNASMTALHAVSKSGNKDIISLLLENGADINVTDREGKTPLMYSLAEKRTETAKYLIEKGAEIDIVDNDGHKAIDYATAFGLRDIVTELSKVESKNSFGNTPLHQACYNEQTEVVRELLKNGSADLNALNDNGNSPLIIATIRGNLIITQLLLAAGADSKQRLLNGNTPLHFAAEWGNQYIGKALLEAGAEIDAQNEVGETSLHIAAAEGRNEFVNFLLENGANVNLVDNSQNSALFYASEKGYTEIVEQLIMAGAE; from the coding sequence ATGGATACGAGTATGATTTTTTTAAATGCCTGTAAAAATAATCAAAAAGGTGTAGTTCAAGCTTTTATTAAAAAGGGAGGTATTGATTTTAATAAAAGAGATCCATTGGGAAACACAGCACTTTTCTATGCAAGTATGAAGGGAAATAGAGATATAGCAAAATTATTATTAGAAAATGGAGCAGATTCTTCTATAGCAAATAATGCCAGTATGACTGCATTACATGCTGTATCAAAAAGTGGAAACAAAGATATTATTTCTCTTTTATTGGAAAATGGAGCAGATATAAATGTTACAGATAGGGAGGGGAAGACTCCTCTTATGTATTCCTTAGCAGAAAAAAGAACTGAAACTGCAAAATATTTAATAGAAAAAGGTGCAGAGATAGATATAGTTGATAATGATGGGCATAAGGCAATTGATTATGCAACTGCATTTGGTTTAAGGGATATTGTCACTGAATTATCTAAAGTGGAAAGCAAAAATAGTTTTGGAAATACTCCACTTCATCAAGCTTGCTATAACGAACAAACTGAAGTTGTAAGAGAGCTTCTAAAAAATGGAAGTGCAGATTTAAATGCACTTAATGACAATGGAAATAGCCCTTTAATCATTGCAACAATTAGAGGAAATCTAATCATAACACAATTATTATTAGCAGCCGGAGCAGATTCAAAACAACGTTTGTTAAATGGAAATACTCCACTTCATTTTGCAGCAGAATGGGGGAATCAATATATAGGTAAGGCACTCTTAGAAGCAGGTGCAGAAATAGATGCACAAAATGAAGTAGGTGAAACTTCATTACATATTGCAGCTGCTGAAGGAAGAAATGAATTTGTAAATTTTTTGCTGGAAAATGGAGCAAATGTAAATTTGGTAGATAATAGCCAAAATTCAGCGTTATTTTATGCCTCTGAAAAAGGATATACAGAAATTGTAGAACAATTAATTATGGCTGGTGCGGAATAA
- a CDS encoding heavy-metal-associated domain-containing protein, translating into MKKVIRIEGMGCDHCITSVKEALSKIEGLELLEVKIGEATVEIKEERIMNEIKESLEDAGYEVM; encoded by the coding sequence ATGAAAAAAGTCATAAGAATAGAAGGAATGGGTTGTGATCATTGCATAACTTCAGTTAAGGAAGCACTTAGTAAAATAGAAGGACTTGAGCTACTTGAAGTAAAAATTGGAGAGGCAACTGTTGAAATAAAAGAAGAAAGAATAATGAATGAAATAAAAGAAAGTTTAGAGGATGCCGGCTATGAGGTGATGTAA
- a CDS encoding tetratricopeptide repeat protein: MLGENKAFLRKEEKPREINEMVCLEQGISALNFGRIMEAAQYFFLLEESKNSAVFFNLALCFFKVENYQESYIYLQKALFELPRNSTCTTLGVNLLDMKKYEEENESYKEPMLYLTPIQFPNLAREQILRLVVDILFLLNKKDEMLKAISSLQNKNYKNIKEKLEKELKA, encoded by the coding sequence ATGCTTGGAGAAAATAAAGCTTTTCTAAGAAAAGAAGAAAAACCAAGAGAAATTAATGAAATGGTTTGCCTTGAACAAGGAATCTCAGCCTTAAATTTTGGAAGAATTATGGAAGCAGCACAGTATTTTTTTCTTTTGGAAGAAAGTAAAAATAGTGCTGTTTTTTTCAATTTAGCTCTTTGTTTTTTTAAGGTTGAAAACTATCAAGAAAGCTATATTTATTTACAGAAAGCTTTATTTGAACTACCCAGAAATTCAACTTGTACGACACTTGGAGTAAATCTTTTAGATATGAAAAAATACGAGGAAGAAAATGAGTCATATAAAGAACCTATGCTATATTTGACTCCGATACAATTTCCTAATTTAGCTAGAGAACAAATTTTAAGATTAGTGGTTGATATACTTTTTCTTTTAAATAAAAAAGATGAAATGCTGAAAGCTATAAGTTCTTTACAAAATAAGAACTATAAAAATATAAAAGAAAAATTAGAAAAGGAGTTGAAAGCATGA
- a CDS encoding autotransporter outer membrane beta-barrel domain-containing protein, giving the protein MKRKNYLKRLFGLSSLILIGMNTYSIEAPVDYEGTWKIYNGNYEITRNATKTINLEDSSAVGVNGNSSLEIKVPLDLTIKGVKTRIGREDTWVSGIYLNGDDRGVPRLKAGDINLKISPAAAGGILETTGMEIDGGAKFEANNVSIDIVHQAERVVNPVLAEHRDTVGILLTGSVDDLGGGNIRRYPDRITEAKMNNADIKVSNTKDSDSDILNYSMEGIVLQRYDNKSYNSKVEITGDLNIKISDISTKQNANKLAGINVSGEDTKLTMKNSRIVLEGKGKLEDSAAILIGEFSPTDLSDSNDPYYGNPNRTGLVESKGKMVIDTTKAPKVSAIYMRGNESRLNADFSESSAEIKAGGTAITFGKKYGSFENEKYVVKDEKASNQIVNLKDALISSMELAPSPGEKTNSLINVEEGVKNVTLNLSGDKTKAVVMNIPLLFVNDEADITFNISKKAFVQGGIQNQITGVSRVNISEGATWKLPNVGLASNVTYTKLSSGGILDATDIDNTSKMGYTIKTYAKNEINFVNDSGIITMANTKYDDKLTILGNYNAKNGELRVNTLWNNLSNTSSSDLLVIEGEATGITNVKAIGKNGSENIIDGDITKLEEIIDSKPVVEVGKAKPGVFRGRARTTGAGEVQLGSRINAEGRREFFWTTGKVEFPSEENKVMYAAVVPAYVNTIKSNMNLGFTSVGTLHERRGENTTNKNSNSDKETWVRFIGKKYKVNGKERFNTESEIYGVQAGYDFNIKEDESGKRNTGLYFSHINAKNDFFDRYRFENGELSSDKFTGKSKTKDFNIGLTTTKYYKNNMYLDFVGQFSILNNKYISRDGENAKQRGNSYILSSELGKSYKLNESWKIEPQIQFVYQYLKLKDFKDDVRVVSYGNNNSLRGRFGFRIIKDKDSKISLYGLSNIWHDFKNSFETSIGNDKVKEKYASTWGEIGLGMKISITDSTSIYGDIRYENSFGSSNKYRGYRGTLGIKYTW; this is encoded by the coding sequence ATGAAAAGAAAAAACTATTTAAAAAGGTTATTTGGTTTGAGCTCTCTAATACTAATAGGAATGAACACTTACTCTATTGAAGCTCCAGTAGATTACGAAGGTACATGGAAAATTTACAATGGCAACTATGAAATTACAAGAAATGCGACTAAAACAATTAATTTAGAAGATTCTTCTGCAGTTGGTGTAAATGGAAATTCAAGCTTGGAAATAAAAGTCCCTTTAGATTTGACTATTAAAGGAGTAAAAACTAGAATAGGAAGAGAAGATACATGGGTATCGGGAATATATTTAAATGGTGATGATAGAGGGGTCCCTCGACTAAAAGCGGGAGATATCAATTTAAAAATTTCACCTGCAGCTGCTGGGGGGATATTAGAAACTACAGGTATGGAAATTGATGGAGGAGCTAAATTTGAAGCGAACAATGTAAGTATAGATATCGTCCATCAAGCAGAAAGAGTTGTGAATCCTGTTTTAGCTGAACACAGAGATACAGTTGGAATACTTTTGACTGGCTCAGTTGATGATTTAGGTGGAGGGAATATACGTCGTTATCCAGATAGAATTACAGAGGCTAAGATGAATAATGCCGATATAAAAGTTTCAAATACAAAAGACTCTGATAGCGATATTTTAAATTACTCTATGGAGGGGATTGTTTTACAAAGATATGATAATAAGTCATATAATTCTAAAGTTGAAATTACAGGTGATTTAAATATAAAAATTTCAGATATAAGTACAAAACAAAATGCTAATAAATTAGCAGGAATTAATGTTTCGGGTGAAGATACTAAGCTAACTATGAAAAATTCAAGAATAGTTTTAGAAGGAAAAGGGAAATTGGAAGATTCTGCCGCAATATTAATAGGTGAATTTTCTCCTACTGATTTATCAGATTCAAATGATCCATATTATGGTAATCCTAATAGAACTGGTTTAGTTGAATCAAAGGGTAAAATGGTTATAGATACAACAAAAGCTCCTAAGGTTAGTGCTATATATATGAGAGGAAATGAATCAAGACTGAATGCTGATTTTTCAGAAAGTTCAGCAGAAATTAAAGCTGGAGGGACTGCTATAACTTTTGGTAAAAAGTATGGCAGTTTTGAAAATGAAAAGTATGTAGTTAAAGATGAGAAAGCTTCAAATCAGATTGTAAATTTAAAGGATGCACTTATAAGTTCTATGGAATTAGCTCCTTCACCAGGAGAAAAAACAAATTCTTTAATCAACGTAGAAGAAGGAGTTAAAAATGTAACTTTAAATTTAAGTGGAGATAAAACTAAAGCTGTAGTTATGAATATACCTCTTCTATTTGTAAATGATGAAGCAGACATAACATTTAATATAAGTAAAAAAGCTTTTGTACAGGGGGGCATCCAAAATCAGATTACAGGTGTCAGCAGAGTCAATATATCTGAGGGCGCAACTTGGAAATTACCAAATGTCGGTTTAGCTTCCAATGTAACTTACACTAAATTAAGTTCAGGTGGAATATTGGATGCAACAGATATTGATAACACAAGTAAAATGGGTTATACAATAAAAACATATGCTAAAAATGAAATAAACTTTGTAAATGATAGTGGAATAATAACTATGGCAAATACTAAGTATGATGATAAACTTACAATTCTTGGAAACTATAATGCAAAAAATGGAGAATTAAGGGTGAATACTTTATGGAATAATTTGTCAAATACTTCAAGCTCAGATTTATTGGTAATAGAAGGAGAAGCTACAGGAATAACAAATGTAAAGGCAATAGGGAAAAACGGTTCTGAAAATATAATTGATGGTGACATAACTAAACTAGAAGAAATTATAGACTCTAAACCAGTTGTTGAAGTTGGAAAGGCAAAACCTGGAGTATTTAGAGGGAGAGCAAGAACAACCGGTGCAGGAGAAGTTCAACTTGGTAGTAGAATTAATGCTGAAGGAAGAAGAGAATTTTTCTGGACAACAGGGAAAGTTGAGTTTCCAAGTGAAGAAAATAAAGTTATGTATGCAGCGGTAGTTCCAGCTTATGTAAATACTATAAAAAGTAATATGAATTTGGGCTTTACTTCAGTTGGTACTTTACATGAACGTAGAGGAGAAAATACAACTAATAAAAACAGTAACAGTGATAAAGAAACTTGGGTACGTTTTATAGGAAAAAAATATAAAGTTAATGGAAAAGAACGTTTTAACACGGAATCAGAAATTTATGGAGTACAAGCAGGCTATGATTTCAATATAAAGGAGGATGAGAGTGGTAAACGTAATACAGGACTTTATTTTTCACATATTAATGCAAAAAATGACTTCTTTGATAGATACAGGTTTGAAAATGGTGAATTGTCTTCTGATAAGTTCACAGGAAAATCTAAAACTAAAGATTTTAATATTGGGTTAACAACTACAAAATATTATAAAAATAATATGTATTTAGATTTTGTAGGTCAATTTTCAATTTTAAATAATAAATATATTTCAAGAGATGGAGAGAACGCAAAGCAAAGAGGCAATAGCTACATATTATCATCTGAATTAGGTAAATCATATAAATTAAATGAATCTTGGAAAATAGAGCCTCAAATTCAATTTGTCTATCAATATTTAAAATTAAAAGACTTTAAAGATGATGTTCGTGTTGTAAGTTATGGAAATAATAATTCTTTACGTGGACGTTTTGGTTTTAGGATAATAAAAGATAAAGATTCAAAAATTTCACTTTATGGTCTTTCAAATATCTGGCATGATTTTAAAAATAGTTTTGAAACGAGCATAGGTAATGACAAAGTTAAGGAAAAATATGCATCTACTTGGGGAGAAATAGGTCTTGGAATGAAAATTTCAATAACAGATTCAACTTCAATTTATGGAGATATTAGATACGAAAATTCATTTGGTTCTAGTAATAAGTATAGAGGATATCGTGGCACATTAGGTATTAAATATACTTGGTAA
- a CDS encoding ankyrin repeat domain-containing protein → MTRNEIRREYKHKTKEEILEMYKLADLNETDNGEGLLHLAATFADSLAIEYLLSKGADPNMEDSIGQRPLDFLAKENRYYDITEEEVRKCADLLLTAKASTMRRDGDGRTSVINAAQEARYEILEVMLEKGSKMSLPDREGNTALHIVCKNIPRRAKPEEEEKFLKCVKILLEAGLDPEAKNNYNQTAIDFSRERDSKKITALLQGNYEEGNGDSLAVKTGGMDIFQAIEKADYEAVRANLEFGADKNMLSETEGKFEGMTPLGMACYILDLESVKILLESGADPNFKNSEGETAISKWFSYLGDFYFNFEKFNTVEQIFKLLVEYGLKIDEIIDQEGNTALTKAAFYIERASNYNGKTLCGIILKQLLARNCDVNHRNAEGQTALMLLAVSRADEANDILIQLLEMGAEVDAVDKYGNTALIYAAKNSKKLAGKEIAELLFDFGDPQIEHVNNEGKTAMEIATENDNEELVKYLLMKG, encoded by the coding sequence ATGACTAGAAATGAAATTAGAAGAGAGTACAAGCACAAGACTAAAGAAGAAATACTTGAAATGTATAAACTTGCTGATCTCAATGAAACAGACAATGGTGAGGGTCTACTACATTTAGCTGCAACTTTTGCAGATAGTTTAGCAATTGAATATCTTCTTTCAAAAGGAGCAGATCCTAATATGGAAGACTCAATAGGGCAACGTCCTCTTGATTTCTTAGCAAAAGAAAACAGATATTATGATATTACAGAAGAAGAAGTTAGAAAATGTGCGGATTTATTGTTGACTGCTAAGGCAAGTACTATGAGAAGAGATGGAGATGGTAGAACATCTGTTATTAATGCTGCACAAGAGGCTCGTTATGAAATACTTGAGGTCATGCTTGAAAAAGGATCAAAAATGTCATTACCGGATAGAGAAGGGAATACAGCATTACATATAGTTTGTAAAAATATTCCAAGAAGAGCAAAACCAGAGGAAGAAGAGAAGTTTTTAAAATGTGTAAAAATTTTGCTTGAGGCAGGTTTAGATCCGGAAGCTAAAAATAATTACAATCAAACAGCTATAGATTTTTCAAGAGAAAGAGATAGTAAAAAAATAACAGCTCTTCTTCAAGGAAATTATGAGGAAGGAAATGGAGATAGTCTTGCTGTGAAAACAGGGGGAATGGATATATTCCAAGCAATTGAAAAGGCAGATTATGAAGCAGTGAGAGCAAATTTAGAGTTTGGAGCAGATAAAAATATGCTTTCAGAAACGGAAGGGAAATTCGAAGGTATGACTCCATTGGGAATGGCGTGTTATATTTTAGATTTGGAGAGTGTGAAAATTTTATTGGAATCCGGAGCAGATCCGAATTTTAAAAATTCAGAGGGAGAAACTGCAATTTCAAAATGGTTCAGTTATCTTGGAGATTTTTATTTTAATTTTGAAAAATTTAATACAGTGGAACAAATTTTTAAATTATTAGTAGAATATGGTTTAAAAATTGATGAAATAATAGATCAAGAAGGGAACACAGCTCTGACAAAAGCAGCTTTTTATATTGAAAGAGCGAGCAACTACAATGGTAAGACTCTCTGTGGCATAATATTGAAACAACTTTTAGCTAGAAATTGTGATGTCAACCATAGAAATGCGGAAGGGCAAACTGCATTGATGCTCCTTGCTGTTAGTAGAGCAGATGAGGCAAATGATATATTGATTCAACTTTTAGAAATGGGAGCTGAAGTAGATGCGGTAGATAAATATGGAAATACAGCTCTTATATATGCGGCAAAAAATTCAAAAAAATTAGCCGGAAAAGAAATAGCAGAATTATTATTTGATTTTGGTGATCCACAGATAGAGCATGTGAATAATGAAGGTAAGACTGCTATGGAAATAGCTACAGAAAATGATAATGAAGAATTAGTTAAATATTTATTGATGAAAGGATAG
- the disA gene encoding DNA integrity scanning diadenylate cyclase DisA, with the protein MNNNNDFKELLSKVAPGSELRKGIYNILDAGIGALIVIGYDDEVEKVRDGGFYINCDYTPEKIFELSKMDGAIITDEECKKILYANVHIQADKSYSTTESGTRHRTAERTAKQLKKGVIAISERKKSVTVYKGEFKYRLKNLEELYIEASQVLKTLERYRYVLDRELDNLTIMELDDLVTIYDVAKTIQRFEMIRRIKEEIDVNLLEFGTEGRILNLQVSELVLDLDKEEENFLKDYINDGEDLTEVKKYLKSLTDTELLEMENLSFALGYNKSYASLDNKVPARGYRTLAKISKLTKRDIDKIVSTFENISDIQELTDEDFTDIKISKFKIKALRTGINRLKFTLGLKEYHS; encoded by the coding sequence ATGAACAATAATAATGATTTTAAAGAATTACTTTCAAAAGTTGCCCCTGGTTCTGAACTGAGAAAGGGGATTTATAATATACTAGATGCTGGGATTGGAGCATTAATAGTCATAGGCTATGATGACGAAGTTGAAAAAGTGAGAGATGGAGGCTTCTATATTAATTGCGACTATACACCGGAAAAAATATTTGAATTATCAAAAATGGATGGGGCAATAATAACAGACGAAGAATGTAAAAAAATTCTATATGCAAATGTCCATATTCAAGCTGATAAATCTTATTCGACAACAGAGAGTGGGACAAGACATAGGACAGCAGAGAGAACAGCTAAACAGCTTAAAAAAGGAGTTATTGCAATTTCTGAGAGAAAGAAATCTGTAACAGTCTATAAGGGAGAATTTAAATATAGATTAAAAAACTTGGAGGAACTATATATAGAAGCCTCACAGGTATTAAAAACTCTTGAAAGGTATAGATATGTTTTAGATAGAGAGCTGGATAATTTAACTATAATGGAGCTAGATGATTTAGTAACAATTTATGATGTAGCAAAAACAATACAAAGATTTGAAATGATAAGAAGAATAAAGGAAGAGATAGATGTAAATCTTTTAGAATTTGGAACGGAAGGAAGAATATTGAATTTACAAGTTTCAGAGCTAGTTTTAGATTTGGATAAAGAAGAAGAAAATTTTCTGAAAGACTATATAAATGATGGTGAAGATCTAACAGAGGTGAAAAAATATTTAAAGAGCCTAACAGATACGGAACTCTTGGAAATGGAAAACTTATCTTTTGCATTGGGCTACAATAAGTCCTATGCCTCTTTGGATAATAAAGTTCCGGCAAGAGGATACAGAACACTTGCTAAAATTAGTAAATTAACTAAAAGAGATATTGATAAGATTGTAAGTACATTTGAAAATATATCGGACATACAAGAGTTGACAGATGAAGATTTCACAGACATAAAAATTAGTAAATTTAAAATAAAAGCCCTTAGAACAGGAATAAATCGTTTAAAATTTACTTTAGGACTAAAAGAATACCATTCATAA
- a CDS encoding heavy metal translocating P-type ATPase has product MDEKEYKKVELKIEGITCQACVAKIERKLSKTEGVKQAVVNISNNMGNISYDESQIKLSEILKIIEKLGYEPKKREDLKADEKALEKKLKQELRKSQIIIVISIIVMYISMGYMVGLPVPKIVSPEYNAINFANIQLVLTVIVMFLAGKYYRIGIRQLYFRSPNMDSLIAIGTGAAFLYSLYVTYRIYLGHNHMVHSLYYESATMIIAFIILGKYLENLSKGKTSEAIRKLVNFQSKKANIIRADKIIEVDIDEVSSGDIVLVKPGEKIPVDGEIIEGHSTVDEAMLTGESIPVEKEVGAKVYSGSINKEGSLRVKTLATKGDTLLSKIAKLVEDAQMTKAPIAKLADKISLYFVPTVIGIAIFAVIIWSLLIKYNFVKINGSTIEFVLTIFVSVLIIACPCSLGLATPTAIMVATGKGAELGILIKSGEGLESLGHIDTIVFDKTGTLTKGEPKLIEIISKGIEKDEALKIAASLEINSEHPLGKAIYEEAKERNLEFYSTEKFISISGRGVMADINNKKYILGNRKLLRDYNIENKYEEEIKKLEKQGRTAVFLADEKELIGIFTLADIPREESKNLIESLRKINIDSYMLTGDNYQTAKAMANLLGMENILAEVSPEDKYKKIKELQDMGKKVAMVGDGINDSPALAQADVGIAIGSGTDIAIESADIVLMSKNIQTVLTAIRLSQATLRNIKQNLFWAFIYNIVGIPVAAGILYILNGHLLNPMIAGLAMGLSSVSVVTNALRLKRFKPK; this is encoded by the coding sequence ATGGATGAAAAGGAATATAAAAAAGTTGAGTTAAAAATAGAAGGTATAACATGTCAAGCCTGTGTTGCAAAAATAGAAAGAAAACTATCAAAAACAGAGGGAGTGAAACAAGCTGTGGTAAATATTTCCAATAATATGGGAAATATAAGCTATGATGAAAGTCAGATTAAATTAAGTGAAATTTTAAAGATAATAGAAAAGTTAGGCTATGAACCTAAAAAAAGAGAAGATTTAAAGGCTGATGAAAAAGCTTTGGAAAAAAAATTAAAGCAGGAACTTAGAAAATCACAAATAATTATAGTAATCTCTATAATAGTTATGTATATTTCAATGGGGTATATGGTTGGCTTACCAGTTCCCAAAATAGTTTCTCCAGAATATAATGCAATAAATTTTGCAAATATACAACTTGTGTTGACAGTAATAGTAATGTTCCTTGCAGGAAAATATTATAGAATAGGGATAAGGCAGTTATATTTTAGAAGTCCTAATATGGATAGTCTGATAGCCATAGGAACAGGAGCGGCTTTTTTATACAGTCTATATGTGACTTATAGAATTTATTTGGGGCATAATCATATGGTACACTCACTTTACTATGAATCAGCCACTATGATAATTGCCTTTATAATTTTGGGGAAGTATCTTGAGAATTTAAGCAAAGGAAAGACTTCAGAAGCCATTAGAAAGCTTGTAAATTTTCAGTCAAAAAAAGCAAATATAATAAGAGCTGACAAAATAATTGAAGTTGATATAGATGAAGTGAGTTCAGGGGACATCGTTCTTGTAAAACCGGGGGAAAAAATTCCTGTTGATGGTGAAATTATAGAAGGTCATAGTACAGTTGATGAGGCAATGTTGACAGGTGAGAGTATTCCTGTTGAAAAAGAAGTAGGAGCTAAGGTTTATAGTGGGAGTATTAATAAAGAAGGAAGTTTAAGAGTTAAGACCTTGGCTACAAAAGGCGATACTCTTTTATCAAAGATTGCAAAATTAGTTGAAGATGCTCAGATGACAAAGGCACCTATAGCGAAGTTAGCTGACAAGATTTCTTTATATTTTGTTCCTACAGTTATAGGAATAGCAATTTTTGCAGTTATTATATGGTCATTATTAATAAAATACAATTTTGTGAAAATAAATGGAAGTACTATTGAATTTGTACTGACTATATTTGTTTCAGTTCTGATTATTGCCTGCCCTTGTTCTTTAGGACTTGCAACTCCCACAGCGATTATGGTTGCAACTGGAAAGGGAGCTGAGCTGGGAATACTTATAAAATCAGGTGAAGGCTTAGAAAGCTTAGGACATATAGATACTATTGTTTTTGACAAGACCGGAACTTTAACTAAAGGAGAGCCGAAACTTATTGAAATTATTTCAAAGGGAATAGAGAAAGATGAGGCATTAAAAATAGCAGCATCATTGGAAATAAATTCTGAACATCCTCTTGGAAAGGCAATTTATGAAGAAGCAAAAGAAAGAAATTTAGAGTTTTACTCAACAGAAAAATTTATTTCAATATCCGGTAGAGGAGTAATGGCGGATATAAATAATAAAAAGTATATCTTAGGAAATAGAAAGCTTTTAAGAGATTATAATATTGAAAATAAATATGAAGAAGAAATAAAAAAACTTGAAAAACAAGGGAGAACAGCTGTATTTTTAGCTGATGAAAAAGAACTTATAGGAATTTTTACCTTAGCCGATATTCCAAGAGAAGAAAGTAAAAATTTGATAGAATCTCTAAGGAAGATAAATATCGATAGTTATATGCTTACTGGAGATAATTATCAAACAGCTAAGGCTATGGCTAATTTACTTGGTATGGAAAATATTTTGGCAGAAGTTAGTCCGGAAGATAAATATAAAAAAATAAAAGAATTACAGGATATGGGTAAAAAAGTAGCCATGGTTGGAGATGGTATAAACGACTCACCGGCTCTTGCACAAGCGGATGTTGGGATTGCAATAGGTAGTGGAACAGATATAGCGATAGAAAGTGCAGATATAGTTTTAATGAGTAAAAATATACAAACTGTATTGACTGCTATTAGACTTAGCCAAGCAACTCTAAGGAATATAAAACAAAATCTTTTCTGGGCATTTATCTATAATATTGTAGGAATTCCTGTAGCCGCAGGAATACTTTATATACTGAATGGACATCTTTTAAATCCAATGATTGCGGGCTTAGCTATGGGTCTAAGTTCAGTTTCAGTGGTTACTAATGCACTTAGATTGAAAAGATTTAAACCTAAATGA